The following proteins come from a genomic window of Paenibacillus swuensis:
- the fur gene encoding ferric iron uptake transcriptional regulator encodes MEARIDKIKQQLQSHGYKLTPQREATVRVLLENEEDHLSAEDVFMLVKEKAPEIGLATVYRTLELLSELHIVEKINFGDGVARYDLRTDSNQHHHHHLICVQCGAMDEIMEDWLGPLEERLDKEFNFQVIDHRLDFHGICHRCRDKNKP; translated from the coding sequence ATGGAAGCGCGCATAGACAAAATTAAGCAGCAGCTGCAATCACATGGCTATAAACTGACGCCCCAACGGGAAGCGACGGTACGGGTTCTTCTCGAGAATGAAGAGGACCACCTTAGCGCCGAGGACGTATTTATGCTAGTGAAGGAAAAGGCCCCTGAAATCGGCTTGGCGACCGTCTATCGTACGTTAGAGTTACTAAGTGAGCTGCATATTGTCGAGAAGATTAATTTCGGTGACGGCGTAGCGCGCTATGATCTCCGTACCGATTCCAACCAGCATCATCATCACCATCTGATCTGTGTTCAGTGCGGCGCCATGGATGAAATTATGGAAGATTGGCTTGGACCGCTGGAGGAACGCTTAGACAAGGAATTTAATTTCCAGGTTATCGATCACAGGCTGGATTTTCACGGGATTTGCCATCGTTGCCGAGATAAGAATAAACCTTAA
- the spoIIM gene encoding stage II sporulation protein M, whose translation MSRNSIQTYMKEHMPLYIFVSVLFVMGVIFGALMVNALSLEQREDLTRFLGSFVASLGEASELHPKETFVSLFGMHMKWIMLIWLLGISVIGLPIILVLDFLKGVMVGFTVGYLVGELSWKGMLFALVSVAPQNLVIIPTLIIVSVSGISFSLYMVRNRILQRRGALAEPFMSYSVLTLSMAAVLLGTSLFEAYVSPTLMQWVTPMIALTQS comes from the coding sequence ATGAGCCGGAACTCAATTCAGACATACATGAAAGAACATATGCCCCTGTATATATTTGTGTCGGTTCTGTTTGTAATGGGTGTCATCTTCGGGGCGTTAATGGTGAACGCTTTGTCCTTGGAGCAAAGGGAGGATCTAACGCGCTTTCTTGGCAGTTTTGTGGCCAGTCTGGGCGAAGCGTCGGAGTTGCATCCGAAGGAAACGTTCGTGTCTCTGTTTGGGATGCATATGAAATGGATCATGCTCATCTGGTTACTGGGCATTTCCGTTATAGGATTGCCGATTATTCTGGTGCTGGACTTTTTGAAAGGCGTCATGGTCGGATTTACGGTTGGCTACCTGGTCGGTGAACTGTCCTGGAAAGGGATGCTGTTCGCGCTTGTATCGGTCGCTCCTCAAAATCTAGTCATTATTCCGACCTTGATCATTGTGAGTGTTTCCGGCATTTCGTTTTCCTTGTATATGGTCCGAAACCGGATTCTTCAACGACGCGGAGCCTTAGCCGAGCCTTTCATGTCTTATTCCGTGTTAACGTTAAGTATGGCGGCTGTACTGCTCGGAACTTCCCTCTTTGAGGCATATGTCTCACCGACCTTAATGCAATGGGTAACGCCTATGATCGCTTTGACACAGAGTTGA
- a CDS encoding Uma2 family endonuclease: MSMHLHRRDYTYSEYLTWPDGERLEIIDGDLYAMTPAPSKLHQIILGNLHLMFGNYLKNKKCKTFLPPFDVRLAKPGESDKETSTVVQPDLSIICDPDKLDDRGCKGAPDLIVEIISPGSLKLDLTVKKRLYERFGVREYWIVYPQEGIVMIHELDEHGVYTDGETYDREASIPVRIFQGFTVAAAELFAQ, translated from the coding sequence ATGAGCATGCATTTACATCGTAGAGATTACACCTACAGCGAGTACCTGACGTGGCCTGATGGGGAAAGGCTGGAGATCATTGATGGTGATTTGTATGCCATGACTCCTGCACCATCAAAATTACACCAAATAATACTTGGAAATTTACATTTAATGTTTGGGAACTATTTGAAAAACAAAAAATGCAAAACATTTTTACCGCCTTTTGACGTGCGTCTAGCGAAACCGGGTGAATCCGACAAAGAAACATCAACAGTCGTTCAACCGGATCTCTCCATCATCTGTGATCCTGATAAGTTAGACGATCGAGGGTGCAAGGGCGCACCGGATTTAATTGTGGAAATTATCTCGCCAGGTTCGTTGAAGCTGGATCTTACCGTTAAGAAGCGGCTATATGAACGGTTTGGTGTGAGAGAGTACTGGATTGTCTACCCGCAGGAGGGCATCGTGATGATTCACGAGCTTGATGAACATGGTGTCTACACTGATGGAGAAACCTATGATCGGGAAGCTTCGATTCCCGTAAGGATTTTCCAGGGCTTCACGGTGGCGGCTGCGGAACTTTTTGCACAATAA
- a CDS encoding DUF4179 domain-containing protein encodes MERNTEQHIRHLTQKSSIPQPDFNAMWARIDENHQQTQHKDDKQGQSQVRSIRNKVVTVALAAASLSAVPVLANVQINFFDIMKSSGREGIVTSMKQGLGQNIEKSDRESGGTLTLHNALADMNRLVLNFSFKLKEKADFDAVTLVDKTVRDAVHYPVPGQTVVKWDEAKDRIIGFFETEKGLPDTVQMKLEAKDIRLLKTTQVPLELRLQDSNYWKAEVDNEAIAYVEILSVKAEGKSTRVKYRTLMNKQEDKDNEPELVFTQAGVPVAATHLIIYNPEEKYQKREVTLDISPDELKDTQVSLSYKRHVKTVKGSWSIPFDYDHELAVKDTLIYPLYSLNKDVEGGRVHLKQLIASPSQIKVVGSRNFTNADGYINYWKKELIVGEKRIPISSQDDANYYIELPEILDVKDHKVQLVFSDAFIAKKGEHTTMLDIQSASTSKQTTQIMLKDITVDLTYYAQGDVFVVETSSKDSRFGGVNQTYLIVNGKRVMPKSDMETLYKGKDNHVKEVYEGIPVNAKVELDVNYYNVLEPERVETHVLKP; translated from the coding sequence ATGGAACGGAACACTGAACAGCACATTCGGCACCTGACTCAGAAAAGCTCAATTCCGCAGCCTGATTTTAACGCTATGTGGGCGCGGATTGATGAAAACCATCAACAGACTCAACACAAGGATGACAAACAGGGCCAATCCCAAGTACGTTCCATACGGAATAAAGTAGTCACTGTCGCCCTCGCGGCAGCCAGTTTAAGTGCGGTACCTGTTCTCGCAAATGTACAAATTAATTTTTTTGACATTATGAAGTCGTCCGGCCGTGAAGGGATTGTCACATCCATGAAGCAAGGTTTGGGTCAGAACATTGAAAAGAGCGACCGCGAAAGTGGCGGAACCCTGACGTTGCACAACGCACTGGCGGATATGAATCGACTCGTATTGAATTTTAGCTTTAAACTGAAAGAGAAAGCCGATTTCGATGCGGTTACGCTTGTCGACAAGACGGTAAGAGACGCCGTTCATTACCCGGTTCCCGGTCAGACAGTTGTTAAATGGGATGAGGCAAAAGACAGAATCATCGGCTTCTTCGAGACTGAGAAGGGGCTGCCTGATACCGTTCAAATGAAACTCGAGGCCAAAGATATTCGATTGTTGAAAACGACGCAGGTTCCATTGGAGCTGAGGTTGCAAGATTCTAATTATTGGAAGGCAGAAGTGGATAACGAGGCGATTGCTTATGTTGAAATCCTGAGTGTTAAGGCGGAAGGTAAATCGACGCGAGTGAAATATCGCACCCTGATGAATAAACAAGAAGACAAGGACAATGAACCTGAGCTGGTATTTACACAAGCTGGAGTACCTGTTGCCGCTACTCATCTGATAATCTACAACCCGGAGGAGAAGTATCAAAAGAGAGAGGTGACATTGGATATATCTCCTGATGAACTGAAAGATACTCAGGTTAGTCTGAGCTATAAACGTCATGTGAAAACGGTAAAGGGATCATGGAGCATACCGTTCGATTATGATCATGAGCTTGCTGTGAAGGATACGTTAATTTATCCTCTATATTCTCTTAATAAGGATGTTGAGGGAGGTAGGGTACATTTAAAACAGTTGATCGCGTCTCCATCTCAGATCAAAGTTGTAGGATCTAGGAATTTTACGAATGCAGATGGATATATAAATTACTGGAAAAAGGAATTGATAGTCGGTGAAAAACGAATTCCTATTTCTAGCCAAGATGACGCAAATTATTATATTGAGTTACCCGAAATTCTGGATGTTAAGGACCACAAAGTGCAACTGGTCTTCAGTGACGCATTCATTGCTAAAAAAGGTGAACATACCACAATGCTAGATATACAATCAGCAAGCACAAGCAAGCAAACAACACAGATCATGCTCAAAGATATTACTGTCGATTTAACGTATTACGCGCAAGGTGATGTGTTTGTTGTAGAAACATCGAGTAAGGATTCCCGATTCGGAGGCGTGAACCAAACTTATCTGATCGTAAATGGGAAACGAGTCATGCCCAAGTCGGACATGGAGACATTATACAAAGGGAAGGATAACCATGTGAAGGAAGTTTACGAGGGTATTCCGGTGAATGCGAAGGTCGAGCTTGATGTGAACTATTACAATGTGCTGGAGCCGGAACGAGTTGAAACGCATGTGTTAAAACCTTAA
- a CDS encoding RNA polymerase sigma factor: protein MTNQELFYTYNMEVYRFCYYLLRNAADAEDMCQDVFLKALVCDRSGIPETALKAWLMRIAVNTCTNATKRSKLKLIKEAIYYGWRGTSGLNESAETVFEGHWERQELNELLNQLSDKLRKVIILKYLNDCTNQEIADILSIPLGTVKSRVHKGLKVLQGKLRGNPDSLAIAKGGANYGTEH from the coding sequence TTGACGAATCAAGAATTATTTTACACGTATAACATGGAAGTTTACCGTTTCTGTTATTACTTGTTGCGAAATGCAGCTGATGCGGAGGATATGTGCCAGGACGTATTCCTCAAAGCGCTGGTTTGCGATCGATCAGGGATACCGGAAACGGCATTAAAAGCTTGGTTAATGCGCATCGCTGTCAACACCTGCACTAATGCTACCAAGCGGAGCAAGTTGAAGTTGATTAAAGAGGCTATATATTATGGCTGGCGGGGAACATCGGGGCTTAACGAGAGTGCTGAAACGGTCTTTGAGGGGCACTGGGAACGTCAAGAGCTTAATGAATTATTGAACCAACTGTCGGACAAGCTGCGGAAGGTTATCATTCTAAAGTATCTCAATGACTGTACCAATCAGGAGATTGCGGACATTCTCAGCATCCCGCTGGGTACAGTGAAATCCAGAGTGCATAAAGGACTCAAAGTGTTACAGGGAAAATTGCGAGGGAATCCAGATTCATTAGCGATTGCTAAAGGAGGCGCAAACTATGGAACGGAACACTGA
- a CDS encoding FAD-binding oxidoreductase produces MKIKLMVITLLSALCLFIYVQTDSADQDPFLITDYSRLHPVKVERVIQGREEAQLVELVRDARDQGKTISIAGQRHSQGGHTYYKDGIVVDMTHYNRILEVDPVNRKIRVQAGATWEDVQNAVNPPGLAVRTMQSQNLFTIGGSVSINAHGRDIRNGSLIASVESFRLLTADGNIREVSRTVNADLFPLALGGYGLFGIILDVTLTLTDDVVYRMTTEDLQVENYTKYFLQQVKSNPDIELHIARISVSPDKPLTDMYAINYTRDASIPLSEHNTLKTKEKWVVPTKALFQLNRSFDWGKEVLWNLQKEYFHNQKNALISRNNAMRSESQFMEYSGAGANDFLQEYFIPVGEFAGFVEDLRNVLTEEELNLLNITVRYVNEDEEAVMSYAREDMFALVCLFHAPLSSDAQFQTKAGIRRIIDQVIKHRGTYYLPYAGYPTVKQFQTVYPNYRHFFVQKENYDPGRLFTNQFYEQYNKGESTHS; encoded by the coding sequence ATGAAGATTAAATTAATGGTTATAACCCTGCTAAGTGCCTTATGTCTATTCATTTACGTTCAAACCGACTCAGCGGATCAGGATCCTTTCCTGATTACAGATTACAGCCGACTTCACCCTGTCAAAGTAGAACGGGTTATACAAGGTCGCGAAGAAGCTCAGCTTGTGGAACTGGTAAGAGATGCCCGAGACCAAGGAAAAACGATCTCCATCGCGGGTCAACGTCACAGCCAGGGCGGGCATACCTACTATAAAGATGGGATCGTTGTGGATATGACGCACTATAATCGCATACTTGAAGTAGATCCTGTGAATCGAAAGATAAGAGTACAAGCCGGGGCCACATGGGAAGATGTGCAAAATGCGGTCAACCCCCCCGGTCTCGCTGTGCGGACGATGCAATCCCAGAACCTCTTTACGATCGGCGGGTCCGTCAGCATTAACGCCCACGGCAGAGATATTCGTAACGGTTCCCTCATAGCGAGTGTAGAGTCCTTTCGACTGCTTACGGCGGACGGAAACATCAGAGAAGTCAGCCGCACCGTCAACGCGGACTTGTTCCCTCTAGCACTCGGCGGTTATGGGCTGTTCGGCATCATCCTTGACGTCACTTTGACACTTACCGACGATGTTGTCTATAGAATGACTACAGAGGATCTCCAAGTTGAGAACTATACGAAATACTTTCTTCAGCAAGTCAAATCCAATCCAGATATTGAGTTGCATATCGCGCGAATTTCCGTGTCCCCGGACAAACCGCTTACTGACATGTACGCTATAAATTACACGAGGGATGCCTCTATTCCTTTGTCAGAGCACAACACCCTTAAAACAAAAGAAAAATGGGTCGTGCCAACGAAAGCTTTGTTTCAGCTTAACCGGTCCTTCGATTGGGGAAAAGAAGTGCTGTGGAACCTACAGAAAGAGTATTTTCACAACCAAAAAAATGCCTTGATTAGCCGAAACAATGCCATGCGCTCGGAGTCTCAGTTCATGGAATATAGCGGTGCAGGCGCGAATGATTTTTTGCAGGAATATTTTATCCCCGTAGGAGAATTCGCAGGGTTTGTTGAGGACCTAAGAAATGTGCTGACAGAAGAAGAGTTAAACCTGCTCAACATTACCGTACGATATGTAAATGAGGATGAGGAAGCTGTCATGTCCTATGCTCGAGAAGATATGTTCGCACTTGTGTGTCTGTTCCACGCTCCGCTCTCATCCGATGCTCAGTTTCAGACCAAGGCAGGCATCCGCCGAATTATAGACCAAGTCATTAAACACCGTGGAACCTATTACTTACCTTATGCCGGCTACCCTACCGTGAAGCAATTTCAAACGGTGTATCCTAATTATCGGCATTTTTTCGTTCAAAAAGAGAACTACGATCCGGGTCGTCTCTTCACGAATCAATTTTATGAGCAGTACAACAAAGGAGAATCCACACATTCATGA
- a CDS encoding MFS transporter: MMNIQWLIRSQSIVTLAAGMIYPYYLLFLKNLGNSYTKYGLAFAVFTISSAAVSQWVAPRLDMHAQRILILSSLGMMAAMLAFPWTTSYLWVLVLQLLMGTCNAMQKMSERLLLADYTERGARGAVIGSYHFWTSVASGFAVLLGGVLIDWLTINALFYLSAVLYGVSAWTVWKFSKVKQNIQSMKPPSYH; encoded by the coding sequence ATGATGAATATTCAATGGCTGATCCGTTCCCAGAGCATTGTCACTTTGGCTGCCGGTATGATCTATCCCTACTATCTGCTGTTTCTCAAAAATTTAGGAAACAGTTATACAAAATACGGTCTCGCTTTTGCGGTGTTCACCATTAGTTCCGCGGCGGTTTCGCAATGGGTTGCGCCACGTCTGGACATGCACGCACAACGTATCTTGATTCTGAGTTCCTTGGGCATGATGGCGGCGATGCTGGCTTTCCCGTGGACTACCTCTTATCTGTGGGTGCTGGTCCTTCAGCTACTGATGGGTACATGCAATGCGATGCAAAAGATGAGCGAACGACTTCTCTTGGCGGATTACACTGAACGCGGCGCCCGGGGCGCTGTTATCGGTTCTTATCATTTCTGGACTTCGGTCGCGTCTGGATTTGCCGTCCTGTTGGGAGGGGTATTGATTGATTGGCTAACGATTAACGCGCTTTTCTATTTAAGTGCAGTTCTGTATGGTGTGAGCGCTTGGACGGTTTGGAAGTTTAGTAAAGTGAAGCAAAATATTCAAAGTATGAAACCGCCCTCTTATCATTAA
- a CDS encoding DUF2087 domain-containing protein — MQLDKLVSFHKAVGDVTRIRILAMLKDGPLHGQALAGKLGVTPPTITHHMTKLREVGLVFERRDKNNVYFHLDEKSLKQQAGAIVNKVTASISELDGDEAAALVKEKQSVIRNFFAGDGTLKQMPAQRKKKLYVLEHMAATLQPNQKYTEKEINEFIKRYHPDFATIRREFIMGHYMYRENDVYELNPREMWGNVEG, encoded by the coding sequence ATGCAATTAGATAAATTGGTTTCATTTCATAAGGCCGTTGGCGATGTCACGCGAATTCGAATTCTTGCGATGCTGAAGGACGGTCCGTTACATGGGCAGGCTTTGGCAGGGAAACTGGGGGTTACGCCTCCTACCATTACACATCATATGACGAAATTAAGGGAGGTTGGGCTTGTGTTTGAGCGCAGAGATAAGAATAATGTTTACTTTCATCTCGATGAGAAAAGTTTAAAGCAACAAGCTGGCGCGATTGTGAACAAGGTAACTGCATCGATTTCAGAATTGGATGGTGACGAAGCCGCCGCGCTGGTAAAAGAGAAGCAATCGGTAATTCGAAATTTTTTTGCCGGAGACGGTACGTTGAAACAAATGCCTGCCCAGCGTAAGAAGAAACTGTATGTGCTGGAGCATATGGCGGCTACACTGCAACCGAATCAGAAATATACAGAGAAAGAAATAAACGAATTCATTAAGCGTTATCATCCTGATTTTGCAACCATTCGTAGAGAATTTATTATGGGCCATTACATGTATCGCGAGAATGATGTGTATGAGCTTAATCCGCGAGAAATGTGGGGAAATGTAGAAGGTTGA
- a CDS encoding DUF1572 family protein, with amino-acid sequence MKSTNDFETVFLKESIETFESMKKLGDRTLERLKEEHFNHVIDPESNSMEIIIQHMCGNMRSRWTNFLTTDGEKPDRNRDQEFVQGKRTKEELIAMWEQGWTLVFTTLRSLQPEDLLRTITIRGEAHTVIRAIQRQISHYGYHVGQMVFLGKHLLEDSWESLSVPRAGAPERNKQDR; translated from the coding sequence ATGAAATCAACGAATGACTTTGAAACTGTGTTTTTAAAGGAATCCATCGAAACGTTTGAAAGCATGAAAAAGCTTGGCGACCGAACCCTGGAAAGGTTAAAGGAAGAACACTTTAATCACGTTATAGACCCGGAGTCCAACTCTATGGAAATCATCATACAGCATATGTGTGGAAACATGCGCTCCCGGTGGACAAATTTCCTCACGACTGACGGAGAGAAACCCGACCGGAACCGCGACCAGGAATTTGTGCAGGGAAAACGGACGAAGGAAGAACTGATCGCCATGTGGGAGCAAGGCTGGACGTTGGTATTTACCACCCTCCGTTCCTTACAGCCCGAAGACTTACTTCGAACGATTACCATTCGAGGCGAAGCGCATACGGTGATTCGGGCGATTCAACGACAAATCTCACATTACGGTTATCATGTAGGGCAGATGGTATTCCTTGGTAAGCATTTGTTAGAAGACAGTTGGGAGTCGCTCAGTGTGCCTCGTGCCGGGGCTCCTGAACGTAACAAACAAGACCGCTGA
- a CDS encoding DUF3600 domain-containing protein yields MNRYTEREFKRVMQQAVLAGQEEGIRALDQSVGKELQKRFPSEARKRKRRFTYRLIASAAVMAVALTISAFSTPSVADRIYGSYEIAKRTFVTVTMQQYQKVGFKFMGAKKMLGADYPKFEKLAKAVIAAKVAYGNDAWQIDVDALPAAKQAEVRQLFAEVQSYFDRLNELGDSRAVLTPEQYTDYTDSILRQETLLAQSGLNPSKGSIEVKNLPKAIQPEYKQVVDRIRYFERQIGLLSQAAYSD; encoded by the coding sequence ATGAATCGGTACACAGAGCGAGAGTTTAAGCGTGTGATGCAACAGGCGGTGCTTGCGGGGCAGGAAGAAGGAATAAGGGCACTGGATCAGAGCGTGGGGAAGGAGCTGCAGAAGCGATTTCCGTCAGAGGCCCGTAAACGCAAGCGCCGATTCACATACAGACTTATCGCGAGTGCGGCAGTTATGGCTGTAGCGTTAACGATAAGCGCGTTCTCTACCCCTTCGGTGGCGGACCGAATTTACGGGTCCTATGAAATCGCGAAGCGGACTTTCGTCACGGTGACGATGCAGCAATACCAGAAGGTGGGTTTCAAGTTCATGGGCGCCAAGAAAATGCTGGGCGCGGACTATCCGAAGTTCGAGAAGTTGGCGAAGGCGGTAATAGCGGCAAAGGTGGCCTATGGGAACGATGCGTGGCAAATTGATGTGGATGCGCTGCCTGCAGCGAAGCAGGCTGAAGTTCGTCAATTGTTCGCGGAAGTCCAGTCCTACTTCGACCGGCTGAACGAGCTCGGCGATAGCCGTGCTGTGCTCACGCCGGAACAATATACGGATTACACGGATTCTATCTTGCGCCAAGAGACACTTCTTGCCCAGAGCGGACTCAACCCAAGTAAAGGCTCCATTGAAGTTAAGAATCTGCCCAAAGCAATACAACCGGAATATAAGCAAGTGGTGGATCGGATTCGTTATTTTGAACGGCAAATAGGGTTGCTCTCGCAAGCTGCGTATTCTGATTGA
- a CDS encoding sigma-70 family RNA polymerase sigma factor gives MKEDKLRALLLRMEADEPSAFTELYHETKEDVYRMVRLLVSNPGDAVEVVHEVYVALWKSYHKYDSERSFRYWLHGLVIRQVSSYRRTAWRRFRLFEKQKQYVEPAMYEEDGLLFERRQVMLKQVQTLPPKLREVIVLRYYSCLTGIAALLSVPVGTVKSRHHTALKRLRVHFMEEDVNGKRLEENEYESVHRARV, from the coding sequence GTGAAGGAGGACAAATTGCGGGCGCTCTTGCTGCGTATGGAAGCGGACGAGCCATCCGCGTTCACGGAGCTGTATCATGAGACGAAGGAAGATGTCTACCGCATGGTCCGATTGTTGGTGTCCAACCCGGGGGATGCGGTAGAGGTGGTCCATGAGGTATATGTTGCGCTGTGGAAAAGTTATCATAAATACGACTCTGAGCGTTCGTTCCGCTATTGGTTGCATGGGCTCGTCATTCGGCAAGTGAGCAGCTATCGCAGGACGGCATGGCGCAGGTTCCGATTATTCGAGAAGCAGAAGCAGTACGTGGAACCGGCGATGTATGAGGAAGACGGTCTCCTGTTCGAGCGGCGGCAGGTGATGCTGAAGCAAGTCCAGACGCTGCCGCCGAAGCTTCGCGAGGTCATCGTGCTCCGTTATTATTCTTGTCTGACCGGCATTGCTGCGTTGCTATCGGTGCCTGTGGGTACGGTGAAATCCAGGCATCATACCGCGTTGAAGCGGTTGCGGGTTCACTTCATGGAGGAAGATGTGAATGGGAAGAGATTGGAGGAGAACGAGTATGAATCGGTACACAGAGCGAGAGTTTAA
- a CDS encoding endonuclease Q family protein translates to MSKALSSYYVDMHIHIGRTEKGSPVKISGSKDLTFYNIAREASERKGIDIVGIIDSHSPSVQEEIMNYLDSGDMEELEGGGIRYRDTTVLLGSEIEVRDPGMGTAHVLVYLPTLAVMQDFTAWMRHHMKNVELSSQRIYVQARVLQEQVLGRGGVVIPAHIFTPHKSVYGSCSTRIEHVLDLDGIAAVELGLSADTEMAGYLSELDAFTFLTDSDAHSLAKIGREYNLMALESPSYAEVVKALRGDAGRGVTANYGLNPRLGKYHRTYCGGCGSILDEDAASVERCLYCGSKKLVRGVMDRILDIADRAAPVVAAHRPPYRYQVPLEFIPGLGKRKLAALLERFGTEMNILHQATAADLEAAAGGEIARYVMQAREGTLRLGVGGGGTYGKVEKYQ, encoded by the coding sequence ATGTCGAAGGCGTTAAGCTCGTACTACGTAGATATGCACATCCATATCGGGCGAACGGAGAAAGGCAGCCCCGTAAAGATCAGCGGAAGCAAGGACTTGACGTTCTATAATATCGCGCGGGAAGCTTCAGAGCGTAAAGGCATTGATATTGTAGGGATTATTGACTCGCACTCCCCTTCGGTTCAGGAAGAGATCATGAACTATCTGGACTCGGGGGATATGGAGGAGCTTGAAGGCGGGGGTATTCGTTACAGGGATACTACCGTGTTGCTTGGAAGCGAGATTGAGGTGCGGGACCCGGGTATGGGAACTGCGCATGTGCTTGTGTATTTGCCGACGCTTGCGGTCATGCAGGATTTCACAGCGTGGATGCGGCATCATATGAAGAACGTGGAGCTCAGCTCCCAACGCATTTACGTTCAAGCGCGCGTGTTGCAGGAGCAAGTGTTGGGACGGGGCGGTGTGGTGATACCCGCTCATATTTTTACGCCGCACAAAAGTGTATACGGCAGCTGCTCGACACGCATTGAACATGTGCTGGATCTGGACGGCATCGCCGCGGTGGAGTTAGGCTTGAGCGCGGATACGGAAATGGCGGGATACCTATCCGAGTTGGATGCCTTCACGTTCCTCACGGATTCCGACGCCCACTCTTTAGCGAAAATCGGCAGGGAGTATAATTTGATGGCTTTGGAATCACCCAGCTACGCGGAGGTCGTGAAGGCGCTGCGAGGCGATGCCGGTCGCGGCGTAACGGCCAATTACGGGCTGAATCCCCGTCTCGGTAAATACCACCGCACCTATTGCGGCGGGTGCGGTTCGATCCTTGACGAGGATGCAGCCTCGGTGGAACGCTGCCTGTATTGCGGCAGCAAGAAGCTTGTCCGCGGTGTCATGGACCGCATCCTCGATATCGCAGACCGCGCCGCGCCTGTGGTGGCAGCACATCGTCCGCCGTACCGTTACCAGGTGCCGCTGGAATTCATCCCGGGCCTCGGAAAGCGCAAGTTGGCTGCGCTGCTTGAGCGGTTCGGCACGGAAATGAACATTCTGCACCAGGCAACGGCGGCGGACCTCGAGGCGGCGGCCGGCGGGGAGATTGCGCGCTATGTTATGCAAGCGCGCGAGGGCACGCTCCGCCTCGGTGTCGGCGGCGGAGGTACGTACGGGAAAGTGGAGAAGTACCAATAG
- a CDS encoding NUDIX hydrolase, giving the protein MQHTRYEGRKFEETTIEFKPIFQGKIISLQVDTVRLPNGGTSTREIVKHPGAVAVLALTEDGRMLVVEQYRKALEKSQVEIPAGKLDSGEDPMDAARRELEEETGYQCGSIRLLHSFYTSPGFADEIVHLYLAENLTKGEVNPDEDEFLEIEAITLEEAQRYMAEWRISDAKTITAVYAWQVYQLTGRI; this is encoded by the coding sequence ATGCAGCATACACGTTACGAAGGCCGTAAATTCGAGGAAACGACGATTGAATTCAAGCCCATTTTTCAAGGCAAAATCATTTCGCTCCAAGTAGACACCGTCCGTCTGCCCAATGGAGGCACATCCACACGTGAAATTGTGAAGCATCCCGGAGCGGTTGCTGTTCTGGCTTTGACTGAGGACGGTCGGATGCTTGTTGTGGAGCAATATCGCAAAGCGCTGGAGAAGAGCCAAGTGGAAATACCGGCAGGCAAGCTGGACAGCGGAGAGGACCCGATGGATGCAGCGCGCAGGGAGTTGGAAGAGGAGACAGGTTATCAGTGCGGTTCCATACGGCTGTTACACTCCTTCTATACTTCACCCGGTTTTGCGGATGAGATTGTTCATCTCTACTTGGCGGAGAATTTAACGAAGGGCGAAGTCAATCCGGATGAGGATGAGTTTCTCGAGATCGAGGCAATTACGCTGGAAGAGGCGCAGCGATATATGGCGGAATGGCGCATCAGCGATGCCAAGACCATCACCGCTGTGTACGCATGGCAAGTGTATCAACTGACAGGTCGGATTTAA
- the mciZ gene encoding Z-ring formation inhibitor MciZ — MKTYVSDQHIRLVGKAWEVRNRLRVLQKNHEAGVMMHDVLNQLVRVDSGYASITRKHNQPRSKRLQKI; from the coding sequence ATGAAGACCTATGTATCCGATCAGCATATTCGTTTGGTAGGCAAGGCTTGGGAAGTTCGAAACCGACTTCGTGTGTTGCAAAAAAACCATGAAGCCGGGGTCATGATGCATGATGTGCTTAACCAGTTGGTCCGTGTGGATTCGGGTTACGCCTCAATAACCCGCAAGCATAATCAGCCGCGCAGCAAACGGCTTCAAAAAATATAA